In a single window of the Terriglobales bacterium genome:
- a CDS encoding VWA domain-containing protein, whose product MTVFRRLSAVFLVQVVGLLSAAAPAQTLPSRQSPGDTPSISVDVKLVNVFATVTDAGGAPARTLTQDNFAIYEDGVPQKLAVFSRESQLPLSIVMAVDASLSTKKDLKLELVSAKQFAHEILRPQDSLALYQFSEVVEELVPFTADLRRIDAGIERVHVRSATAMYDAIYLGAEALYKRQGRKVMVIITDGGDTMSSTSYQEALRAAQQSEAIVYSIIVVPIEASAGRDLGGEHALIQLSNDTGGKYYYADTLPRLERAFEQISDELRTQYLLAYYPAHRLAESDFRRIRVDLKGPATGELKARYRAGYYTSKFK is encoded by the coding sequence CAAGTTGTCGGGTTGCTGTCCGCGGCAGCGCCCGCGCAGACCCTGCCTTCGCGGCAAAGCCCGGGCGACACACCGTCGATCAGCGTTGACGTGAAGCTGGTCAACGTCTTTGCCACCGTCACCGACGCCGGCGGGGCACCGGCGCGCACCTTGACCCAGGACAATTTCGCGATCTACGAAGACGGCGTGCCGCAGAAGCTTGCGGTTTTCAGCCGCGAATCGCAACTGCCGCTTTCCATCGTCATGGCGGTGGATGCCAGTCTGAGCACGAAGAAAGACCTGAAGCTGGAGCTAGTGTCGGCGAAGCAGTTCGCACACGAAATTCTGCGCCCGCAGGACAGCCTGGCCCTTTACCAGTTCAGCGAAGTGGTGGAGGAACTGGTGCCGTTTACCGCTGACCTGAGGCGCATCGATGCCGGCATCGAGCGGGTGCATGTGCGCTCGGCCACGGCGATGTACGACGCCATCTACCTGGGGGCCGAGGCGCTGTACAAGCGGCAGGGACGCAAGGTGATGGTGATCATCACGGATGGCGGCGACACCATGAGCAGCACGTCATACCAGGAGGCGCTGCGGGCGGCGCAGCAGTCGGAAGCGATCGTTTACTCGATCATCGTGGTGCCGATCGAGGCCAGCGCCGGACGCGACCTGGGGGGCGAGCACGCGCTGATCCAGCTCTCCAATGACACCGGCGGCAAATACTATTACGCGGACACGCTGCCGCGGCTGGAGCGCGCCTTCGAGCAGATCAGCGACGAGCTGCGGACGCAGTACCTGCTGGCGTATTACCCGGCGCACCGCCTCGCGGAATCGGATTTCCGCCGCATCCGGGTGGACCTGAAAGGCCCGGCCACCGGAGAGCTGAAGGCGCGCTATCGCGCGGGGTATTACACGTCGAAGTTCAAGTAG